The genomic segment ATCCGTGCTTGCGCATCCAGGTGCATTCGGAGATGTAGAACTCCGACCGGGGCGAGGCCTCCGGCTGGTCGAAGTACTTTTTCAGGGACACACCGTCAAACTTCACGCCCTTCGCCAGCCCTTTCAGGCCGCACACGTCAAGGATGGTCGGAATCAGGTCTTCGTGTGCGGAGTAGGCGTTGATGCGGTTGCCCGCGGGCACTTTGCCCGGCCAGTAGTAGATAAGCGGAACCACCAGCGTCGGCTCATAAAGCCCGTGATGGTCGAAATGGCAGTCGTGGTCGTAGAGGGTCTCGCCATGGTCGCCCGTAATGACCACCAGGGTCTCCTCGGCGCAGCCGAGCTCCTCGAGCCGGGTGAGGATGCGGGCGCAGCAGGCGTCCAAGTAGGCCAGCTCGCCGTCGTACTGGGCGATGACGAAATCCTTGTCCGTGATTCCCGGCGGCATCCAGGACAGGTGGAAATCCCGGAACGGCTTGAAGGCCTTCACGGGTTCCATGCTCTTGTTCCCTTTGGCGCAGGGATTCTTCGAGTAGAACATGGAGTCGAAGGGCGGCGGCGGGAGATAGGGCGAGTGCGGGTCCATGTGCCGGAGGAACAGCATCCACGGCTTGCCCGTCTTGTGCAGGCGGTCCATCTCCGGCAGGGTGACGGCATTCAGGTTCTCCGCCTTGCGCGCCGGACGGTCCTCCCAGGCGAGCCAGCCCTCGAAGTTCAGGTATTTGTCAAAGCCCCGGTAGAATCCGCCGTCAAAGCCGACCACCGTGCTGGTGTAGCCCGCCTTTTTCAATATCTC from the Candidatus Hydrogenedentota bacterium genome contains:
- a CDS encoding sulfatase, with protein sequence MAKKLPNILIFAIDSIRRDHMSCYGYRRLTTPHFDRLAARGTLVENAFSPYIPTTPAYSSMLTGQDVISHQMVSLGPKGPLDPKHPTFPEILKKAGYTSTVVGFDGGFYRGFDKYLNFEGWLAWEDRPARKAENLNAVTLPEMDRLHKTGKPWMLFLRHMDPHSPYLPPPPFDSMFYSKNPCAKGNKSMEPVKAFKPFRDFHLSWMPPGITDKDFVIAQYDGELAYLDACCARILTRLEELGCAEETLVVITGDHGETLYDHDCHFDHHGLYEPTLVVPLIYYWPGKVPAGNRINAYSAHEDLIPTILDVCGLKGLAKGVKFDGVSLKKYFDQPEASPRSEFYISECTWMRKHGWRTPIWKFWDALEPDFHGKPPVELYNLIEDPEEKENLAEKEPAVVELLRARMNAWIAKRCKKTRKGSPILDYQIGVDKYIGSVATAKTLQSR